In Humulus lupulus chromosome 7, drHumLupu1.1, whole genome shotgun sequence, the following are encoded in one genomic region:
- the LOC133788416 gene encoding uncharacterized protein LOC133788416, whose product MDREGVSNGGSCYYAVLGIRRDASDSDVRTAYRKLALKWHPDRWAQKPNVSGEAKRRFQQIQEAYSVLSDQAKRSMYDAGLYDPLEEEDEDFCDFMQEMISMMNNVKDEGDSFEDLQKMFADMVGGDGMGFDFNINPTATKRPRGNASSISSAAKRKTNASRC is encoded by the exons ATGGATCGGGAAGGCGTATCCAACGGTGGATCTTGCTACTACGCCGTTCTCGGAATTCGTAGGGATGCCTCCGACTCCGATGTCCGTACAGCCTACCGGAAGCTTGCTCTG AAATGGCACCCGGACAGATGGGCTCAGAAACCGAACGTTTCCGGAGAAGCCAAACGACGGTTTCAGCAAATCCAAGAAGCTTACTCCG TCCTTTCGGACCAGGCCAAGAGATCAATGTACGACGCAGGGCTATACGATCCTCTGGAGGAAGAAGACGAA GACTTTTGTGATTTCATGCAAGAGATGATATCTATGATGAATAATGTGAAAGACGAG GGTGATAGCTTTGAGGATCTCCAGAAGATGTTCGCGGACATGGTCGGTGGAGATGGAATGGGGTTTGACTTCAACATTAATCCAACGGCCACCAAGAGACCACGTGGAAATGCATCCTCTATAAGTAGCGCAGCCAAGCGGAAGACCAACGCGTCTCGCTGCTAA